A genomic region of Arachis hypogaea cultivar Tifrunner chromosome 5, arahy.Tifrunner.gnm2.J5K5, whole genome shotgun sequence contains the following coding sequences:
- the LOC112803976 gene encoding uncharacterized protein, with product MVYLNFSYRAESAVSTSNSLTLSPSFSSSSTATTSKKQNNKEKEKPIKIQHFHYSDLEAATNSFSERKLFGKGSHGYVYKAVMVSSSSFASAPEFIISNNEVDNEIDILSKIQSNNSKLPNWGRRVRLALQTAKKIDTLHSSTPLCFVSPSSPSLIFVVAAAAPPPSSSSSAVYSVKQLIRGGGIHRFKLHLAGKGGDIESCRKVPAVVRHRFHQSIEELRSKKRKTQEQYAESYNACDEVEREFDEIEPTTPKAQPTIKNVLQSKEIVENCDIAVAKWMMDAFVPFNAVNSAYYQPMIDAIASMGAGYKGPNYPRVCGYLLSKLVEDVRKIIDGYRTIFLKSVDAFNVSKTADVLFKLFRDVVLFVGLENVVHIVTENAANYVAAGKLLEAEFPKLYWSPCVSHSVNLMFQDIGKLQEVSEIVSQASIITKYIYNHCYPLFLMRKFTGRRKILHPAPTQFATIFIALQSILAQKDPLRAMVTSKEWTSSTYSKEAKAKIFVDQVLNSEFWSQCTDIVKLTEPLVRVLRIVDNKDRAAMGFLYQAIYKAKEEMVKRFQKRKKVVDPYLKILETRWNAQLKKNLHAAGYWLNRAFRFNAEEFEKHKQTTSGLLDVID from the exons ATGGTGTACCTCAATTTCTCTTACAGGGCTGAATCCGCAGTTTCAACCTCCAATTCTCTCACACTAtcaccttctttttcttcttcttctaccgcCACCACTTCAAAAAAACAgaacaacaaagaaaaagaaaaacccatCAAGATCCAACACTTTCATTACAGTGACCTTGAAGCTGCCACCAATAGCTTCTCAGAGCGCAAGCTCTTCGGCAAAGGAAGCCATGGTTATGTCTATAAAGCTGtaatggtttcttcttcttcctttgcaTCTGCACCAGAGTTCATCATCAGCAACAATGAGGTTGATAACGAGATTGATATCTTGTCCAAAATCCAGAGCAATAATAGCAAGCTTCCAAATTGGGGAAGAAGGGTTCGTTTGGCATTGCAAACTGCAAAGAAAATTGATACTCTTCATTCATCAACACCACTT TGCTTCGTCTCACCTTCATCCCCGTCTCTCATATTTGTAGTCGCTGCCGCCGCGCCACCGCCATCGTCTTCGTCCTCTGCTGTCTACTCTGTCAAACAG CTTATTAGGGGTGGAGGAATTCATCGGTTTAAGCTTCATTTGGCTGGAAAAGGAGGAGATATTGAGTCATGTCGAAAGGTGCCAGCTGTAGTGAGACACCGATTCCATCAAAGCATTGAAGAGCTtcgaagcaagaaaagaaaaactcaagaacaataTGCAGAAAGTTATAATGCTTGTGATGAAGTTGAAAGAGAATTTGACGAGATCGAAC CAACAACACCCAAAGCTCAACCAACTATCAAAAATGTTCTTCAAAGCAAAGAAATTGTGGAGAATTGTGATATTGCTGTTGCAAAATGGATGATGGATGCCTTTGTTCCATTTAATGCAGTTAATTCAGCTTATTATCAGCCAATGATTGATGCTATTGCAAGCATGGGTGCAGGGTATAAAGGGCCAAATTATCCAAGAGTCTGTGGGTATTTGTTGAGTAAATTAGTTGAGGATGTGAGGAAAATAATTGATGGTTATC GAACTATTTTTCTAAAGTCAGTTGATGCTTTTAATGTCTCAAAAACTGCTGatgttttgtttaagttgttTAGGGATGTTGTATTGTTTGTTGGTCTTGAGAATGTTGTGCATATTGTAACGGAGAATGCTGCAAACTATGTTGCTGCGGGAAAGTTGTTGGAAGCTGAGTTTCCTAAATTGTATTGGTCTCCTTGTGTATCTCATTCTGTTAATCTGATGTTTCAAGATATTGGGAAGTTACAAGAAGTGAGTGAAATTGTATCACAAGCTTCAATAATCACCAAGTATATCTATAATCATTGCTATCcgctgttcttgatgagaaagTTTACAGGTAGGCGAAAAATACTTCATCCGGCTCCAACTCAATTTGCCACTATTTTCATTGCTTTGCAAAGTATTTTGGCTCAAAAGGATCCTTTGAGAGCTATGGTGACCTCTAAAGAATGGACAAGCTCAACTTATTCCAAAGAAGCCAAAGCTAAGATATTTGTGGATCAAGtcttgaattctgaattttggaGTCAATGCACTGATATTGTTAAACTTACTGAACCACTTGTTCGTGTTTTACGTATTGTGGATAATAAAGACAGAGCTGCCATGGGTTTTCTTTATCAAGCAATTTATAAGGCTAAAGAAGAAATGGTGAAGAGGtttcaaaaaagaaagaaggttGTTGATCCTTATTTGAAGATTTTAGAAACCCGTTGGAATGCACAACTTAAGAAAAATCTTCATGCCGCTGGTTATTGGTTAAATCGAGCTTTTCGATTTAATGCTGAAGAATTTGAAAAGCACAAGCAAACGACTTCTGGCTTGTTGGATGTCATTGACTAA